The Triticum urartu cultivar G1812 unplaced genomic scaffold, Tu2.1 TuUngrouped_contig_5709, whole genome shotgun sequence genome has a segment encoding these proteins:
- the LOC125529586 gene encoding receptor-like protein EIX1 has protein sequence MDKVLLSIHIVIFGALLLFTIGKRFVQPSSHIHPNHTVTSCIASERSALLGFKAGLSDPAYLLSSWKGDECCKWKGVHCSTRNSHVVKLDLQGHGCDPNSDAWTQVLGGNISSSLLGLRHLQYLDLSCNGFYGVQVPEFLGSLHKLRYIDLSSLSFIGRIPPQLGNLSNLQYLNLNSEYFNGTYSMDITWLSQLTSLVHLDLSGTNLSAIVHWLPVVNMLPSLKVLHLINCNLRTSSASLQLSNLTFLETLDLSANGFHTHIARNWFWDLTSLKYLYISSNGFYGQFPDEIGNMTSIVKLDLSSNNLVGMIPSNLKNICSLEEFFVHETNINGSITKFFQRLPSCSWNKLTYLSLASSNLTGRLPTKLEPLNNLIYLDISRNKLIGPMPLWIGELTKITYLDLGYNNLDGFIHEGHLSGLESLEWLWLSDNSLTLTVNSTWVPPSSLTNIELRSCLLGPKFPPWLRWLTSLDNLDISNISISDTVPDWFWITASTLYTLKMGHNKISGSLPSTIEFMGATAIDLGSNQFNGTIPKLPISLSDLDLSRNKLDGPLPLDFGTPNLMKLVLFDNSISGTIPSSFCKMRSLILLDISGNKLNGPIPDCSTNTSTTNMTSMSILNLSLRNNNLSGEFPSFLQHCQELVFLDLAHNHFVGTLPTWIQEKLPQLAFLRLRSNMFCGHIPEELTKLVKLQYLDLAYNNITGNIPKSIVNCKGMIATRDNYDDGGDALHRAFGFNDEWEHGPNELVTYTENFTVVTKGQERLYTGEVIYMVNLDLSCNNLIGDIPKDISALVELKSLNLSWNIFSGKIPENIGALAQVESLDLSHNRLSGEIPASLSALTSLSRLNLSYNNLTGEVPSGDQLRTLEDPEYIYVGNPGLRGPPISRKCPQPEPIPSTPEHHGDLNDLASFFIAMGSGYVMGIWVVFCTFLFKRKWTVYWYSVCDSLYDRVYVQVVLTWASWTREKGAEAETTH, from the exons ATGGACAAGGTTCTACTCTCCATCCACATAGTGATATTTGGTGCACTTCTCTTGTTCACCATAGGCAAGAGATTTGTACAGCCATCTTCTCACATACATCCAAACCATACGGTCACAAGCTGTATCGCTAGTGAGAGGTCCGCGCTTCTCGGCTTCAAAGCAGGCCTCTCCGACCCTGCATACCTCCTTTCATCATGGAAGGGTGATGAGTGTTGCAAATGGAAGGGCGTCCACTGCAGCACCAGAAACAGCCATGTCGTCAAGCTCGATCTCCAGGGCCATGGTTGTGACCCCAACAGCGATGCGTGGACGCAAGTGCTAGGAGGCAACATCAGCTCCTCTTTGCTTGGTCTACGACATCTACAGTATCTTGATCTTAGCTGCAATGGGTTCTATGGGGTGCAAGTGCCGGAGTTCTTGGGCTCTCTCCACAAGTTGAGATACATCGACCTATCGAGTTTAAGCTTCATAGGAAGGATACCACCACAGCTGGGTAACCTCTCCAACTTACAATACTTAAATCTCAACTCGGAATATTTCAATGGCACATACTCTATGGATATCACCTGGTTGTCACAGTTAACTTCCCTTGTGCACCTGGACCTGAGCGGCACGAACCTCAGTGCAATTGTTCACTGGCTTCCGGTGGTGAACATGCTTCCATCTCTAAAGGTTCTTCATCTTATCAATTGCAATCTTAGAACTAGCTCTGCTTCACTTCAGCTTTCAAATCTGACTTTTCTCGAAACCCTTGACCTTTCCGCCAATGGCTTCCATACACATATCGCACGCAACTGGTTTTGGGATTTGACTAGCCTCAAGTATCTATATATCTCATCGAATGGTTTCTATGGCCAATTTCCGGACGAGATTGGTAATATGACTTCCATAGTAAAGCTTGATTTATCATCGAATAACCTAGTTGGCATGATACCATCAAACCTGAAGAACATATGTAGCTTGGAAGAGTTCTTTGTACATGAAACCAACATCAATGGAAGTATAACAAAATTCTTCCAGCGTTTGCCTAGTTGTTCATGGAATAAGTTGACATACTTGTCTCTAGCTTCCAGCAACTTGACAGGGAGACTACCAACCAAACTAGAACCGTTAAACAATTTGATCTACCTTGATATCAGTCGTAACAAGCTCATTGGTCCTATGCCACTCTGGATAGGAGAGCTCACAAAGATAACTTACCTAGACCTGGGCTACAACAACTTGGATGGTTTCATACATGAAGGTCATTTATCAGGACTAGAAAGCTTGGAGTGGTTGTGGCTCTCTGATAATTCCTTAACCCTGACAGTGAATTCGACATGGGTTCCTCCTTCAAGTCTAACAAATATTGAACTTCGGTCATGCCTTCTCGGGCCTAAATTTCCACCGTGGCTTCGATGGCTAACTAGTCTAGACAATCTTGATATCTCAAACATAAGCATATCTGACACGGTTCCAGATTGGTTTTGGATAACAGCTTCTACATTGTACACTCTAAAAATGGGACATAACAAAATTAGTGGTTCTCTTCCATCTACAATAGAATTTATGGGAGCAACCGCAATTGATCTTGGTTCTAACCAGTTCAATGGCACAATACCTAAGCTTCCCATTAGTCTAAGTGACTTGGATCTTAGTAGAAATAAATTAGATGGACCACTACCATTAGATTTTGGAACGCCGAATCTAATGAAACTAGTTTTATTTGATAACTCCATATCTGGCACCATTCCCTCTTCATTTTGCAAAATGAGATCACTAATACTATTGGATATCTCCGGGAATAAGCTAAATGGACCAATTCCTGATTGCTCTACTAATACATCCACAACAAACATGACCAGTATGAGTATTCTTAATCTAAGCTTAAGAAACAACAATCTCTCCGGTGAATTTCCTTCATTTCTCCAACACTGCCAAGAACTCGTCTTTCTTGATCTTGCACACAACCATTTCGTTGGAACTTTGCCAACATGGATTCAGGAGAAATTGCCACAGTTGGCTTTCTTACG ACTACGATCAAACATGTTCTGTGGTCACATTCCAGAGGAGCTGACGAAGCTAGTCAAGCTTCAGTATTTGGACCTTGCCTACAATAATATAACTGGTAACATACCAAAATCTATTGTTAACTGCAAAGGGATGATAGCAACAAGAGATAATtatgatgatggtggtgatgcaTTACATCGTGCTTTTGGCTTCAATGATGAATGGGAGCATGGCCCTAATGAATTGGTCACCTATACCGAGAATTTCACGGTTGTCACAAAGGGTCAAGAGAGATTATATACAGGAGAGGTCATATACATGGTGAACCTTGATTTATCATGTAATAATCTTATTGGTGATATTCCCAAAGATATCAGCGCGCTTGTTGAATTGAAGAGCCTGAACCTATCATGGAACATCTTCAGTGGAAAAATTCCGGAAAATATTGGCGCCTTGGCGCAAGTGGAGTCGCTGGACCTATCGCACAATAGGCTGTCTGGTGAAATCCCTGCAAGCTTGTCGGCTCTTACATCATTAAGCCGCTTGAACCTGTCATATAACAACCTGACAGGAGAGGTGCCATCAGGAGATCAACTGCGGACACTTGAGGACCCAGAATATATTTATGTTGGCAACCCAGGCCTCCGCGGTCCACCTATCTCGCGTAAATGTCCGCAACCAGAGCCAATTCCATCTACTCCAGAACACCATGGTGATTTAAATGACCTGGCATCGTTTTTCATCGCTATGGGTTCTGGATATGTAATGGGTATCTGGGTGGTCTTCTGCACCTTCCTGTTCAAGAGAAAATGGACAGTTTATTGGTACTCGGTTTGCGACAGCTTGTATGACCGGGTATATGTGCAAGTGGTTCTAACCTGGGCTTCCTGGACAAGAGAAAAAGGCGCAGAAGCTGAGACCACTCACTAG
- the LOC125529585 gene encoding uncharacterized protein LOC125529585, with translation MEKDTAAATAATRVCRRCKAKYSPSGNTPQSCRFHPSYFVCRRHDDQKRYYELKEGDPPYAAKFYDCCGAEDPATAGCATGFHLSYDDPE, from the exons ATGGAGAAAGacacggcggcggcgacggcggcgacgaggGTCTGCCGGCGGTGCAAAGCGAAGTACTCGCCGTCGGGAAACACGCCGCAGTCCTGCAGGTTCCACCCCTCATACTTCGTCTGCCGCCGCCAcgacgaccagaagag GTACTACGAGCTCAAGGAGGGCGACCCGCCGTACGCCGCCAAGTTCTACGACTGCTGCGGCGCCGAGGACCCCGCCACCGCAGGCTGCGCCACCGGATTCCACCTCTCCTACGACGACCCCGAGTGA